The following coding sequences are from one Granulicella arctica window:
- a CDS encoding S9 family peptidase, with the protein MIQSAPDTKVPIARREPTPTTLHGTTLQDDYRWMRDKSSPEVTAYLEAENAYTLDAMASTAELQTRLYEEMLSHIKETDESVPYPDHGWFYSSRTVAGQQYPIHCRRRAVDGKFDDTQPEEVLLNVNLLAEGKPFMALGGMSISPDGYTLAYSTDETGFRQYTLHIRDLKTGHDLPDTAERVGSLAWAADSKTLFYTTEDETTKRQDRLFRHSLGNAASDDTLIYVEEDERFNLGIGRTRDRKFLLMEAGSHTTNEYRFLSATESEGEFQIIAPRIDDQEYYPEHRNGLFYIRTNDVGKNFRLVTAPAESPSREFWTEFLALDSEAPLEDFDLFHSFLVTSHRKLGLPVITVGMFAEDGQLANMRPIEFPEPTYSAGSHANREFETSAYRYSYTSLVSPASVYEYDVASGKSILLKQQEVPGSFDSARYASERVWIDAEDGVRVPVSLVYRRDSFQRDAKSPLYVYGYGSYGYPLPVGFSSTRLSLLDRGIVLAYAHIRGGGELGDAWHDAGKMAVKRTTFTDFIAAVEQLTAKGYGDPARVAIEGGSAGGLLMGAVVNLRADLFRVVLSHVPFVDVMNTMLDASLPLTVAEYEEWGNPNEEEAFHTMASYSPYDNLKAGDYPAMLVKTSLNDSQVMYWEPAKYVAKLRTLKRNDTPLLLHINMDAGHGGASGRYDYLKEIAFDYAFLLRQLEVEG; encoded by the coding sequence ATGATTCAGTCTGCACCTGATACAAAGGTCCCAATCGCCCGGCGCGAGCCGACACCGACCACCCTCCATGGAACTACTCTCCAGGACGACTACCGCTGGATGCGCGACAAGTCGTCTCCGGAGGTGACCGCGTATCTTGAGGCCGAGAATGCCTACACCCTCGATGCCATGGCATCCACGGCGGAGCTGCAAACCCGGCTCTATGAGGAGATGCTGTCGCATATCAAGGAGACCGACGAGTCGGTTCCCTACCCCGACCATGGCTGGTTCTACTCCTCTCGCACTGTAGCCGGGCAGCAATATCCCATCCACTGCCGTAGGCGGGCCGTCGATGGGAAATTCGATGACACACAGCCGGAGGAGGTCTTACTCAACGTGAACCTGCTGGCCGAAGGCAAGCCCTTCATGGCACTGGGCGGCATGAGCATCAGCCCCGATGGGTACACCCTGGCCTACTCAACGGATGAGACCGGCTTCCGGCAGTACACGCTACACATTCGTGATCTGAAGACTGGGCATGACCTTCCCGACACCGCTGAGCGCGTAGGATCTCTGGCTTGGGCCGCCGACTCGAAGACGCTCTTCTACACCACCGAGGACGAGACGACTAAGCGCCAGGATCGCCTCTTTCGACACAGTCTGGGGAATGCAGCTTCAGATGACACGCTGATCTATGTCGAAGAGGATGAACGCTTCAATCTCGGCATCGGACGTACTCGCGACCGGAAGTTTCTGCTGATGGAAGCAGGCAGCCACACGACAAACGAGTATCGTTTTCTCTCTGCCACTGAGTCGGAGGGAGAGTTCCAGATAATCGCGCCACGCATCGACGATCAGGAGTACTACCCTGAGCACCGCAATGGGCTTTTTTATATACGAACCAATGACGTGGGGAAGAACTTCCGTCTCGTCACCGCGCCAGCAGAATCGCCAAGCCGCGAATTCTGGACCGAGTTTCTTGCGCTTGATTCTGAAGCGCCACTTGAAGACTTCGACTTATTTCATTCTTTTCTAGTCACTTCTCACCGCAAACTTGGGTTGCCCGTCATTACTGTGGGTATGTTTGCAGAGGACGGACAACTCGCTAATATGCGCCCCATTGAGTTCCCGGAGCCGACATACTCTGCTGGAAGCCATGCCAATCGGGAGTTCGAGACGAGCGCGTACCGTTACAGCTACACCTCGCTTGTTTCGCCTGCATCGGTCTATGAGTATGACGTCGCCTCGGGCAAGTCGATCCTGTTGAAACAGCAAGAGGTTCCTGGAAGCTTCGATTCGGCCCGCTATGCCTCCGAGCGTGTCTGGATCGACGCGGAAGATGGTGTTCGCGTACCTGTATCGCTTGTCTATCGTCGTGATTCCTTCCAACGTGACGCGAAGAGCCCGCTCTACGTGTATGGATACGGCTCCTATGGCTATCCCCTTCCCGTGGGCTTCAGCTCAACCCGCCTGTCTCTTCTGGATCGCGGCATTGTTCTGGCCTACGCCCATATCCGCGGTGGTGGTGAACTGGGTGATGCGTGGCACGATGCCGGAAAGATGGCCGTCAAACGAACCACCTTCACGGACTTCATCGCTGCCGTTGAGCAGCTCACGGCAAAGGGCTACGGTGATCCTGCCCGTGTTGCGATTGAAGGAGGAAGCGCGGGAGGGTTGCTGATGGGGGCGGTCGTCAACCTGCGTGCCGATCTCTTCCGCGTTGTCCTATCGCACGTACCCTTTGTCGATGTGATGAACACCATGCTCGACGCCAGCCTTCCTTTGACTGTTGCGGAGTACGAAGAGTGGGGGAATCCGAACGAGGAGGAAGCATTCCACACCATGGCCTCCTACTCTCCCTACGACAACTTGAAGGCAGGCGACTATCCGGCGATGTTGGTGAAGACAAGCCTGAATGACTCTCAGGTAATGTATTGGGAGCCTGCGAAGTACGTTGCAAAGCTGCGCACGCTCAAACGGAACGACACGCCTCTATTGCTCCACATCAACATGGACGCCGGTCATGGCGGTGCCTCTGGTCGTTACGATTACCTAAAGGAGATCGCCTTCGACTATGCCTTCCTGTTGAGGCAGCTCGAGGTAGAAGGCTAA
- a CDS encoding ABC transporter ATP-binding protein, which produces MAPPFGSSNGMRSVDRPTRGTGRSTTAELTAKRPKPPLKKVLPEVWDLVKPRRWLLAGSFVLMVINRACGLVLPASSKYLVDNVMEKHQIHLLPMIDNVIAKHHIHLLPMIVGVVGVATLVQAATSYTLTQLLSKSGQRLIAELRTKVQSHIGRLPVAFYDENRTGTLVARIMSDVEGIRNLIGTGIIDFFGGALTSIFAFGFLLHLSARMTLLAFVILVVFACIMIWALTVIRPIFRERSRINAEVTGRLTESLGGVRVVKGYHAEASEANIFAAGVERLLKNVISSITAQSLMSLTSTGILGLVGAMVMYIGASQVVHGTLTTGGYVTYVMMLAFMIAPVAQFVSIGTQLTEAMAGLDRTNEILAEKDEDSDPKRTNAIGTINGDVVFEAVRFAYDPDKEVLHGISFDSKPGTVTALVGSSGSGKSTIISLICGFHDATSGRILVDGDDLSKVLLSSYRKQLGVVLQETFLFDGTIRENVLFSRPAATEEQWKEACRISRVDEFAEQFEDQYETIVGERGVKLSGGQRQRISIARAILADPRILILDEATSSLDSESEALIQEGLGYLMKGRTTFVIAHRLSTIRRADQILVIEKGDILERGTHESLYALGGRYYDLYTRQHGIERNLFLAPGEGGKVGEEPAAAISQLPIEPSIL; this is translated from the coding sequence ATGGCTCCTCCTTTTGGCTCTTCCAATGGCATGCGTTCGGTGGACCGCCCCACACGCGGCACGGGGCGCTCTACGACAGCGGAGTTGACAGCCAAGCGCCCCAAGCCGCCTTTGAAGAAGGTGTTGCCCGAGGTCTGGGATCTCGTCAAACCTCGCCGCTGGCTACTGGCTGGTAGTTTTGTGTTGATGGTCATCAACCGGGCCTGCGGTCTTGTGTTGCCGGCGTCGTCGAAATATCTCGTCGATAATGTGATGGAAAAGCACCAGATCCATCTCTTGCCGATGATCGATAATGTGATCGCGAAGCACCATATCCATTTGTTACCGATGATCGTTGGTGTCGTAGGCGTGGCCACGCTTGTACAGGCAGCTACGTCCTATACGCTGACGCAACTCCTGTCGAAGTCGGGTCAGCGGCTAATTGCTGAGCTACGGACCAAGGTGCAATCGCATATCGGCCGCCTACCGGTCGCCTTCTATGACGAGAATCGGACAGGGACACTCGTTGCTCGCATCATGTCCGACGTTGAAGGTATTCGCAACCTCATAGGGACCGGCATTATCGACTTTTTTGGCGGTGCGCTGACCTCGATCTTTGCCTTCGGATTTCTGCTACATCTCAGTGCGCGTATGACATTGTTAGCGTTCGTGATCTTAGTCGTCTTCGCATGCATTATGATTTGGGCGTTGACGGTCATTCGACCCATCTTCAGGGAGCGTTCGAGGATCAACGCGGAGGTGACGGGGCGGTTGACCGAGTCATTGGGCGGCGTACGCGTGGTGAAGGGATATCATGCTGAGGCGAGCGAAGCCAATATCTTTGCCGCTGGCGTAGAACGTCTGCTTAAGAACGTCATCTCTTCGATCACGGCGCAGTCGCTGATGAGTCTGACCTCGACAGGCATCCTTGGTCTGGTCGGCGCTATGGTGATGTACATTGGCGCGAGTCAGGTTGTTCATGGAACCCTGACGACCGGCGGCTATGTGACCTATGTGATGATGCTTGCGTTCATGATCGCTCCAGTGGCACAGTTTGTCTCCATCGGAACTCAGTTGACGGAAGCGATGGCTGGACTCGACCGGACCAACGAGATCCTGGCCGAGAAGGACGAAGACTCCGATCCGAAGCGCACGAATGCCATCGGCACCATCAACGGCGACGTCGTGTTTGAGGCGGTAAGGTTTGCGTACGATCCTGACAAAGAGGTGTTGCATGGAATCAGCTTCGATTCGAAGCCAGGTACCGTCACCGCTTTAGTAGGTTCCTCGGGCTCAGGCAAATCTACCATCATCTCGCTTATCTGCGGTTTCCATGATGCAACCTCCGGAAGAATTCTGGTCGACGGGGACGATCTTTCTAAGGTACTGCTCAGTAGCTATCGCAAGCAGCTTGGCGTAGTGCTTCAGGAGACCTTCCTCTTCGACGGAACCATCCGAGAGAACGTCCTCTTCAGCCGCCCCGCGGCTACCGAGGAGCAGTGGAAGGAAGCGTGCCGTATCTCCCGTGTCGATGAGTTCGCTGAACAGTTTGAAGATCAGTACGAGACCATCGTAGGCGAGCGGGGAGTGAAGCTCTCCGGCGGCCAGCGTCAGCGTATTTCCATCGCACGCGCAATCCTGGCCGATCCCCGCATCCTGATTCTCGACGAGGCTACCAGTTCGCTCGACTCCGAATCGGAAGCACTCATCCAGGAAGGCCTCGGCTACTTGATGAAGGGGCGCACGACCTTTGTGATCGCCCACCGGCTCTCAACGATCCGGCGCGCAGACCAGATTCTCGTGATCGAGAAGGGCGATATTCTCGAGCGCGGTACGCATGAGTCTCTGTATGCCCTGGGTGGACGCTATTACGATCTCTACACTCGTCAGCATGGTATCGAGCGGAACCTCTTCCTTGCTCCAGGGGAAGGCGGCAAGGTGGGGGAGGAGCCGGCTGCGGCGATCAGCCAGCTCCCGATCGAACCGAGTATCCTTTAG
- a CDS encoding nuclear transport factor 2 family protein → MKSIFALRKMLWLSLLLAPTGLAYSQTPTVKTAPDPLYQTIASLDASLFDAYNQCDLDKLGTLVTDDLEFYHDKTGLAVGKATFLDSIHKYICGKVTRELVPGTLEVYPLHDYGAVEIGIHRFHHPGKDQTEPLGEAKFVMLWQNKGGVWKISRVISYDHVALTK, encoded by the coding sequence ATGAAATCGATCTTCGCTCTACGGAAAATGCTGTGGCTGTCTTTGCTCCTTGCTCCGACAGGACTGGCCTATTCTCAAACTCCAACAGTAAAGACCGCTCCAGACCCGCTCTACCAGACGATTGCCTCGCTGGACGCCTCACTCTTCGACGCCTATAACCAATGTGATCTGGACAAACTGGGCACACTGGTCACCGACGATCTGGAGTTCTACCACGACAAAACCGGCCTCGCGGTTGGCAAAGCGACCTTCCTCGATAGCATCCACAAATACATCTGCGGCAAGGTTACGAGAGAGCTTGTCCCCGGCACGCTCGAGGTCTACCCTCTGCATGACTACGGTGCGGTCGAGATAGGCATACATCGGTTTCACCATCCGGGGAAAGACCAGACCGAGCCTCTGGGAGAGGCAAAGTTCGTCATGCTTTGGCAGAATAAGGGCGGAGTTTGGAAGATCTCGCGAGTCATCAGCTATGACCATGTAGCCCTGACGAAGTGA
- a CDS encoding SCO family protein — protein sequence MDTLRRIPFVLLLVLFTLPGCHRSAPVGGSSTANSQKSFPVRGKILATDPTHVLLDHEAVPGFMDAMTMSYKLKDPSVVNELHPGDRITATILVDQDAAGFRNPQLDHIVIIGQAKPDYLPRVQYHVPQAGDDVPNFELLNQSDRLIHLSQFKGRVLLATFIYTRCQLADFCPRMSTNFAEIDKALAADPALYAKTHLLSISFDPAYDTPTVLKKYGEAYTGRFAKETFSHWDFAAPPAEKLPAMTQFFDVGVTPGDSKSLTHSLSTVLIGKDGKVVAWYPTNDWKPADVVAAVRAAAAS from the coding sequence GTGGATACGTTGCGTCGCATTCCTTTTGTGCTTCTTCTTGTGCTTTTTACGCTTCCCGGTTGCCACCGAAGTGCCCCCGTAGGCGGCTCCTCGACGGCCAACTCTCAGAAGAGCTTTCCAGTACGTGGCAAGATTCTTGCCACAGATCCGACCCATGTTCTGCTGGATCATGAAGCTGTCCCCGGCTTCATGGATGCGATGACCATGTCATACAAATTAAAGGACCCGAGCGTCGTGAACGAGCTGCATCCAGGCGATCGCATCACGGCGACGATTCTGGTCGATCAGGATGCCGCTGGTTTTCGCAACCCCCAGCTCGACCACATCGTGATCATCGGACAGGCCAAGCCGGATTACCTGCCAAGGGTGCAGTATCACGTCCCTCAGGCAGGTGATGACGTGCCGAATTTTGAACTGTTGAATCAAAGCGATCGTCTGATTCATCTCTCGCAGTTCAAGGGCCGCGTACTCCTGGCAACCTTCATCTACACCCGTTGCCAGCTGGCAGATTTCTGCCCGCGTATGAGCACGAATTTTGCTGAGATCGATAAGGCGCTTGCGGCCGATCCTGCTCTGTATGCGAAGACCCATCTGTTGAGCATCAGCTTTGATCCTGCGTATGACACGCCTACGGTCTTGAAGAAGTATGGTGAGGCCTACACGGGGCGTTTCGCGAAAGAAACCTTTAGTCATTGGGACTTTGCCGCTCCACCTGCGGAGAAGCTTCCCGCCATGACGCAGTTCTTCGATGTAGGCGTAACTCCGGGCGATTCAAAGTCGTTGACGCACTCGCTCTCGACAGTTCTGATCGGAAAAGATGGTAAGGTCGTGGCGTGGTATCCGACAAACGACTGGAAGCCTGCCGATGTCGTCGCCGCAGTACGAGCGGCAGCCGCGAGCTAG
- a CDS encoding PD-(D/E)XK nuclease family protein, producing the protein MDGGALLPEAIVATLARGATVLTGNQRAARTLHYQFDLHNRALGLPSWAPPAILAWDVWIASLWHRLLVDGYANLLLLNRPQEHALWRSIIAADPEWSSLRTSDSLAEMASDAWSHLAAYRGEGHLRSAGVSADTRAFQRWAIAFERRCRAEGYLSQSQMESILETEVSAGHVTFSDRGYVLVGFDGMTPAQLSVVEALRATGISVEELELHAPDRSKALVAAETEHEELTLCARWARRHLEEHPKARIALIVPDLEDRRAVIDRVLLHTLAPELEDITAKQATTPFEFSLGIPLARTPIVATALDLLHWTFQPLTIDRISHLLLSPYFAGGVEINARAEFDAYELRRARMLRPEMTLDDMIHAVEAARRSQRLPRLITALKAMRRVIAAEGFAASDLRPSADCAEAIHALLEAAGWSGGDDSIEFQTRRKWESLLDELATLDFEGIRISFHDALATVQRLAQNTLFAPESRGASVQIMGPLESAGSVFDAAWFLRAGDLIWPQRPGTTPLLPWHLQRELAMPGTDPAADSGQARRTTERIAHSAPIVVFSYAKDSVDGLQRPSTALADLSLHDADIQHLAPATPPREVVPLEIVEDGSTLPPIPDQVIRGGADILRLQAACGFRAFAEKRLWATGLDSTEPGMDARERGSSVHVVLEHFWREVKTQAALKALSTVERRAVLSRAIETALEKTDRLSISSWDAAYMDIQRERLVALLDPWLLAEMKRSVPFTVKLSETELKDAHIGPLRLRLRVDRIDETEFGDVILDYKTGDASPSAWLTERPDEPQLPLYAVLSESTDIAGVAFAKVRVGKDMELHGYETQSGILLKSAKLKDAPTLEDQVEQWRRVLTSLAEDFHGGDIRVRPKKYPTTCEYCTQRLLCRLDISQLEDNTDDESEAETDRG; encoded by the coding sequence ATGGATGGTGGGGCGTTGCTTCCGGAGGCGATCGTTGCGACACTTGCTCGCGGTGCTACCGTTCTGACCGGCAACCAGCGAGCCGCACGGACACTGCACTATCAGTTCGATCTCCACAATCGAGCGCTCGGTCTGCCTAGCTGGGCGCCGCCTGCAATTCTCGCCTGGGATGTCTGGATTGCCAGTCTCTGGCATCGTCTTCTCGTAGACGGTTACGCCAACCTGCTTTTACTGAACCGTCCACAAGAGCATGCCCTTTGGCGCTCGATTATCGCGGCAGACCCTGAGTGGAGTAGCCTGCGCACATCAGACTCGCTCGCCGAGATGGCCTCGGACGCATGGTCCCACCTCGCCGCCTATCGTGGAGAGGGACACCTGCGCTCTGCCGGCGTCAGCGCCGACACACGCGCCTTTCAACGCTGGGCAATCGCCTTTGAGAGGCGATGCCGCGCGGAAGGGTATCTATCGCAATCGCAGATGGAAAGCATCCTCGAAACGGAGGTCTCCGCAGGTCACGTAACGTTCAGTGATCGCGGATATGTTCTTGTTGGTTTCGATGGCATGACGCCTGCGCAGCTATCCGTTGTTGAGGCCTTGCGTGCCACCGGTATCTCCGTGGAGGAGCTCGAGCTTCATGCGCCAGACCGTTCGAAAGCTCTAGTTGCCGCGGAAACCGAGCACGAAGAACTGACTCTATGTGCTCGTTGGGCACGCCGTCATCTCGAAGAACACCCTAAAGCTCGCATCGCCCTCATCGTTCCCGACCTGGAGGACAGGCGAGCGGTGATCGATCGCGTTCTCCTCCATACTCTTGCTCCAGAGCTCGAAGACATTACTGCAAAGCAAGCTACTACGCCCTTTGAGTTCTCCCTAGGCATTCCTTTGGCTCGAACTCCGATCGTAGCCACGGCTCTTGACTTGCTCCACTGGACATTCCAGCCGCTAACTATTGATCGCATCAGCCACTTGCTTCTGTCCCCTTACTTCGCGGGTGGAGTTGAGATCAACGCCCGCGCAGAATTCGACGCCTACGAGCTGCGGCGCGCACGCATGCTCCGTCCGGAGATGACTCTTGACGACATGATCCATGCTGTAGAAGCAGCCCGCCGCAGTCAAAGACTTCCTCGCCTGATTACCGCGCTCAAAGCAATGCGCCGCGTTATCGCTGCCGAGGGATTCGCCGCGAGCGACCTTCGTCCATCTGCTGACTGCGCAGAGGCCATCCATGCACTCCTCGAGGCTGCCGGATGGAGTGGAGGAGACGACAGCATCGAGTTTCAAACGCGCCGCAAATGGGAGAGCCTGCTCGACGAGCTTGCTACACTCGATTTCGAAGGCATTCGTATCAGCTTCCACGATGCTCTCGCTACCGTCCAGCGCCTCGCGCAGAACACGCTCTTCGCTCCTGAATCGCGTGGAGCCTCTGTTCAAATCATGGGTCCACTCGAGTCCGCTGGCTCTGTGTTCGATGCGGCCTGGTTTCTTCGTGCAGGTGATCTTATATGGCCGCAGCGCCCCGGAACTACTCCCCTACTACCCTGGCACCTTCAACGCGAGCTGGCCATGCCCGGCACCGATCCTGCCGCCGATAGCGGACAAGCGCGCCGTACGACGGAGCGCATCGCTCACAGCGCTCCTATTGTCGTGTTCAGTTATGCAAAGGATTCCGTCGATGGGCTACAGCGTCCCTCGACCGCGCTGGCTGACTTGTCCCTTCATGACGCCGATATCCAACACCTAGCTCCTGCAACACCACCGCGCGAAGTGGTCCCGCTCGAAATCGTTGAAGACGGCTCCACGTTGCCTCCCATACCGGACCAGGTCATTCGCGGAGGGGCAGACATTCTCCGGCTACAGGCGGCGTGTGGTTTTCGCGCCTTCGCCGAAAAGCGCCTCTGGGCCACGGGACTAGACTCTACCGAGCCCGGCATGGATGCTCGCGAACGAGGCAGCTCTGTTCATGTTGTGCTCGAGCATTTCTGGAGAGAGGTCAAAACTCAAGCCGCTCTGAAGGCACTCTCTACAGTAGAGCGTCGCGCAGTCCTTTCCCGGGCTATCGAGACCGCGCTGGAGAAGACGGACAGACTCAGCATCTCTTCCTGGGATGCAGCTTATATGGACATCCAACGCGAGAGGCTTGTGGCACTACTCGACCCTTGGCTTCTAGCCGAGATGAAGCGCAGCGTTCCCTTCACCGTCAAGCTGAGCGAGACTGAGCTGAAGGACGCGCACATCGGTCCGCTGCGCCTCAGGCTCCGCGTCGACCGCATCGATGAGACCGAATTCGGCGATGTCATCCTCGACTATAAGACAGGCGACGCCAGCCCGAGCGCATGGCTTACCGAGCGCCCGGACGAGCCACAGCTCCCGCTCTATGCCGTCCTCTCGGAGTCCACTGACATCGCCGGGGTAGCCTTCGCCAAGGTTCGCGTCGGCAAGGATATGGAGCTTCACGGCTATGAGACGCAGTCCGGCATCCTGCTCAAGAGCGCGAAGCTGAAGGATGCACCGACACTCGAGGATCAAGTGGAGCAGTGGCGGCGCGTCCTTACCTCCCTTGCCGAGGACTTCCACGGGGGAGACATACGCGTCCGTCCTAAGAAGTACCCCACAACCTGCGAATACTGCACGCAACGATTGCTGTGTCGCCTGGACATCTCCCAACTCGAAGACAACACCGACGACGAATCCGAAGCGGAGACAGATCGTGGCTGA